In Planctomycetia bacterium, the DNA window GCGCTGGTACGCCGGATCGAGCAGAATTTTCCAACGATTGAAGACGCTGGTTGCAAGGTTGGAATCGGCGTTGCTACTGGCGCGGATCAAGTCTTTATCGGCCCGTTCGATGCGCTTGATGTCGAGGACGATCGCAAGCAGCCCCTCGTGATGACTCGGGATATTCTGGACGGCACCGTCAAGTGGCGCGGGTTCGGTGTCATCAATCCGTTCGCTGACGGCGGTGGTTTGGTGGATCTTGCCGACTACCCGCGACTTAAACGATACCTCGAAGCGCGCAAGGACGACATTGCGGGGCGGCACTGCGCGCAGAAGACCCCGGCAAACTGGTATCGCACGATCGACCGCATTACGCCGTCCCTGACGAAGCGCCCCAAGCTGCTCGTCCCGGATATCAAAGGCGAGGCACATATCGTCTTTGAGGAGGGACTGCTGTACCCGCGCCACAACCTCTACTTCATCACAGCAGACGAGTGGGAGCTGCGGGCGCTGCAGGCCGTGCTCCTGTCGAGAATTTCCCGGCTGTTTGTTGCAACGTACTCAACGCGCATGCGCGGTGGCTTTCTCCGCTTCCAGGCGCAGTACCTGCGGCGTATCCGCGTGCCAAATTGGAAGGACGTGACCGCAGCGATGCGGCACGAACTGAAGCGCGCTGCCGAGGCGCAGGACCTTGCGGCCTGCAACCGCGCGGCCCTCAAGCTCTATGGACTGTCCGAAGAAGAGCGAGCGACATTGGGAGGAAACTTTGACCGAGAAGATTGATGTTGATGAGCGTTTGAAGAAGGCCGTCCAAGCCTATTGGGATGCACGAGCGAAGAACAAGGAGAAGCAGGTTGAGTCAGGCAGGATCGACGCCGGAACGCGGGGCGAGGTTACCGGCGGCACTCAAATGGGTGCGCTCGAAGTCCTCGTCGCCGATATCTTGTGCGAAGCGGGTCTCAAGCGGCTTGATGTGCGGACGCGAACTGCGCTCGATCTGCCGGGCTACTTTCGCGCCACCAAGAAGTGGGATCTGATTGTCATTTCAGAAGGCCAGTTGGTGTTAGCTATGGAGTTCAAGTCGCAGGCCGGGAAGTCGATCGGCAACAACGTCAACAATCGCTCGGAGGAAGCGATTGGAAGCGCCAAGGACCTGTGGACTGCGTATCGTGAAGGCCGGTTCGGCGAAGGGGCACCGACGCCGTTCCTGGGGTATCTCTTCCTGCTGGAAGACCGGGTAAGCGTAAAGCAGCCCGTCGCGAACAAGGAACCATACTTCACGGTCGATCCGGTGTTCCGTGGTCTGGAAGCCCCTGCCAAGAAGAAGGACGTGATCAAGTACAAGGGCGTCTCATACGCGGAGCGATACGAACTGCTGTGTCGTCGCCTCGTCCTTGAGCGGATCTATAACGCTACATGCTTCCTGCTGGCGACGAACACGAAGGCGACTGTGATCTCGCAGCCCGCGCAAGACCTGACGTTCACGCGGTTTGCTGCAGCCCTGCGCGGCCACGCGGTCACGTTCCTGGGCAGCCAGAAGAAATGACCGCGACACCCGCTACGCCTGACCTAAAACTTGCGCTCCGGGCCGAACTGGAACGTATTGAGGAAGACTGTATTCATTCCGGCAAAGCGCACTTTAACGCGGGCGATCGCTGGGCGCGCTATCACTACTGGCTAGGCATCCCGTCAGTCGTACTTAGTGCGCTTGCGGGTGCCGCGTTCTTCAAAGACTATGGCGATATCGCCGGGATCATGTCGGCGATCGTGGCCATTCTCACGTCGTTGATGACGTTCCTGAAACCATCTGAGCGCGCGTCGGGGCACAAGGGTAGCGGCGATCAGTACCTGACCCTCCGCAACGATGTCCGCGTGTTTCGCGAGATCAAGCTCACCTACGCATGCGATGAGCAGTCGGCCATCGCCGGAATGGATGAGTTCACGAAGCGCCGCAACGAACTCAATCAGGCGAGCGCTCAGTTCTCGCGGAAGGACTTCGAGATTGCGCGGGCCGGGATTGACCAAGGCGAAGCCGCACACCGCGTAGACAAGAAGGGTCCCTGATGTCTGTCATTACGTACCTGCAGGGCCGCGCCAGCGAGGCTGTTCTTTCAAGCACCGAAATCGCGTCAATCAACACGTCGATCAGCACGATCAAGAGCAGGCTTTCGAGCCACTTTGGCAACGACGTAAGTGAGCAGTTTCGCTTTGGGTCCTCGACACGCGGGACCATCCTGCCGCGATCGATGGATGAGCACTCGGACATCGACTACATGGTCGTGTTCTCGGACTCCGGCTACATGCCGCAAACCTACCTCGATCGCTTGAAGCGGTTCGCTGAAATCTACTATTCGAGTTCCGACATCAAGCAGTCATCGCCGAGCGTTGTGCTCCAGCTCAATCACATCAAGTTTGATCTCGTTCCCGCGTTGAAGCAGTCCTACGGCGGGTACAAGATTCCAAACGGGCCAGGCGCATGGCAGGAGACCAACCCCAATGACTTCAACGCCAAGCTGACAGCGAAGAACACAGCCGAGCTGTCGATGATCAAGCCGACTATTCGGCTGGCGAAGTTCTGGAACGCGAGCAACGGCTACATCTACGACTCCTACCTGCTGGAGAAGTACATTGTTGGACTGTCGTTCCCCACCGCGCTCAACCAGCGTGACTACCTGTTCACGACATTTGACAACCTCCCCCTGTCCTACGACCAGCCGCAATGGCGCAAGGACAAGCTGGCACGGGCGAAGGACATCATCGAAAAGGTCCGGCAGTTGGAGCGGGATGAGATGCCACACACTGCCGAAGGCGAAGTG includes these proteins:
- a CDS encoding PaeR7I family type II restriction endonuclease gives rise to the protein MTEKIDVDERLKKAVQAYWDARAKNKEKQVESGRIDAGTRGEVTGGTQMGALEVLVADILCEAGLKRLDVRTRTALDLPGYFRATKKWDLIVISEGQLVLAMEFKSQAGKSIGNNVNNRSEEAIGSAKDLWTAYREGRFGEGAPTPFLGYLFLLEDRVSVKQPVANKEPYFTVDPVFRGLEAPAKKKDVIKYKGVSYAERYELLCRRLVLERIYNATCFLLATNTKATVISQPAQDLTFTRFAAALRGHAVTFLGSQKK
- a CDS encoding SLATT domain-containing protein: MTATPATPDLKLALRAELERIEEDCIHSGKAHFNAGDRWARYHYWLGIPSVVLSALAGAAFFKDYGDIAGIMSAIVAILTSLMTFLKPSERASGHKGSGDQYLTLRNDVRVFREIKLTYACDEQSAIAGMDEFTKRRNELNQASAQFSRKDFEIARAGIDQGEAAHRVDKKGP
- a CDS encoding nucleotidyltransferase, with the protein product MSVITYLQGRASEAVLSSTEIASINTSISTIKSRLSSHFGNDVSEQFRFGSSTRGTILPRSMDEHSDIDYMVVFSDSGYMPQTYLDRLKRFAEIYYSSSDIKQSSPSVVLQLNHIKFDLVPALKQSYGGYKIPNGPGAWQETNPNDFNAKLTAKNTAELSMIKPTIRLAKFWNASNGYIYDSYLLEKYIVGLSFPTALNQRDYLFTTFDNLPLSYDQPQWRKDKLARAKDIIEKVRQLERDEMPHTAEGEVKKLIPE